In one Moritella sp. 5 genomic region, the following are encoded:
- the hscA gene encoding Fe-S protein assembly chaperone HscA yields the protein MALLQIAEPGQTAAPHEHKLAVGIDLGTTNSLVASVRSGSAETLVDKTGRDILPSVVHYTTDSVVVGDDAAQQAITDPENTISSVKRLMGKAFTDINTTRIPNVLVESASGQPLIKTVAGELNPVQVSAEILKALAARATETLAGELNGVVITVPAYFDDAQRQGTKDAANIAGLNVLRLLNEPTAAAIAYGLDAGQEGIIAVYDLGGGTFDISILRLNKGVFEVLATGGDSALGGDDFDHLVADWISAEAGLVSEQSLAMQRLLLTEAKHAKQALTDNDSVEINIALEAVSWQGILSRSTFEDLIQPLVKRTLLACRRSLKDADISKDDVLEVVMVGGSTRVPLVREKVGEFFAQEPLTSINPDKVVAIGAAIQADVLVGNKPDSDLLLLDVTPLSLGLETMGNLVEKVIPRNTTIPVARAQEFTTFKDGQTAMTIHVLQGERELVDDCRSLARFSLTGIPPMAAGAAHIRVTFQVDADGLLSVSAMEKSSGVSASIQVKPSYGLSDNEVANMLKDSMTYAKEDVTARMLAEQQLEADRVMESLIVALQQDGKALLSDVEQTAIENAIQVLYKIRQGSDRDAIEKEIETVDKLTQDFAARRMDASIRKALQGQSVDKV from the coding sequence ATGGCATTACTTCAAATTGCTGAACCGGGACAAACGGCAGCACCTCATGAGCATAAACTTGCTGTTGGTATCGATCTAGGTACAACGAATTCATTAGTGGCAAGCGTCCGTAGTGGCAGTGCTGAAACGTTAGTTGATAAGACTGGTCGAGATATTTTACCGTCAGTGGTTCATTATACTACAGATTCAGTTGTGGTTGGTGACGACGCAGCACAACAAGCGATAACCGATCCAGAAAATACCATTTCTTCGGTAAAGCGTTTGATGGGCAAAGCATTCACTGATATTAATACTACGCGTATTCCTAATGTACTTGTTGAGTCGGCATCGGGCCAACCGTTAATTAAGACGGTGGCTGGTGAACTTAATCCAGTACAAGTATCTGCAGAAATTCTAAAAGCATTAGCAGCACGTGCAACTGAGACACTTGCAGGTGAACTTAATGGTGTAGTTATCACGGTACCCGCCTATTTTGATGATGCACAACGTCAAGGCACGAAAGACGCTGCAAATATTGCAGGGTTAAATGTTTTACGATTATTAAATGAACCAACGGCTGCCGCGATCGCGTATGGTTTAGATGCTGGCCAAGAAGGTATTATTGCGGTTTATGATCTGGGTGGCGGTACGTTTGATATATCTATTTTACGCTTAAATAAAGGCGTATTCGAAGTGCTTGCAACAGGCGGTGATTCTGCACTGGGTGGTGATGATTTCGATCATTTAGTTGCGGACTGGATCAGTGCTGAAGCTGGACTTGTGAGTGAGCAGTCGTTAGCGATGCAACGCCTACTACTAACGGAAGCCAAACATGCGAAACAAGCACTAACAGATAACGATAGTGTTGAGATTAACATTGCATTAGAAGCGGTTAGTTGGCAGGGCATATTAAGCCGATCAACATTTGAAGATCTTATTCAGCCATTGGTCAAACGTACTTTATTAGCATGTCGTCGTTCGTTAAAAGACGCTGATATCAGTAAAGACGATGTACTTGAAGTCGTTATGGTCGGCGGTTCCACACGTGTACCATTAGTACGTGAAAAAGTAGGTGAGTTCTTTGCACAAGAGCCACTGACAAGTATCAATCCAGATAAGGTTGTTGCAATTGGTGCTGCGATTCAGGCCGATGTATTAGTTGGTAACAAACCTGATTCAGACCTGTTATTACTAGACGTAACACCATTGTCACTGGGTCTTGAAACTATGGGGAACCTAGTTGAAAAAGTGATACCACGTAATACCACTATTCCAGTCGCACGCGCTCAAGAGTTTACCACGTTTAAAGATGGTCAAACTGCAATGACAATCCACGTGTTGCAAGGCGAGCGTGAATTGGTTGATGATTGCCGTTCATTAGCGCGTTTCTCGTTAACAGGTATTCCACCAATGGCGGCGGGTGCTGCGCATATTCGCGTTACCTTCCAAGTTGATGCGGATGGGTTGTTAAGTGTATCCGCGATGGAAAAATCATCGGGTGTATCTGCTTCTATCCAAGTTAAACCGTCGTATGGATTAAGTGATAATGAAGTGGCTAACATGCTTAAAGATTCAATGACATATGCGAAAGAAGATGTAACTGCGCGCATGCTAGCTGAACAGCAGCTAGAAGCGGATCGTGTAATGGAAAGCCTGATCGTTGCCTTACAACAAGACGGTAAAGCCTTGTTGTCAGATGTAGAGCAAACAGCCATTGAAAACGCGATCCAAGTACTTTATAAGATCCGTCAAGGTAGCGACAGAGATGCGATTGAAAAAGAAATTGAAACAGTCGATAAATTAACACAAGATTTTGCTGCTCGTCGTATGGATGCATCAATCCGTAAAGCGTTGCAGGGTCAGTCGGTAGATAAGGTCTAA
- a CDS encoding triacylglycerol lipase, producing MKRLMMIAIMLSTTFLNYANATNYTETKYPIVLVHGFLGFDDIKGYDYFYKIAQKLRQDGATVFTAQISSTNTTEIRGEQLLKQVKAFLAKSGARKVNLIGHSHGGPTSRYVASVAPELVASVTSIGGVNKGSKVADLFYTVAPDGTLINTAGATIIGYISKIAQFLSNGSTLPVDPVGALKALTTHQSLAFNKKYPAGVPTTACGQGDPVVISTVNNVQHKVYYYSWSGDRLVTSPKDTLIDVPLKAVSLLAFGSSWLGGEDNDGMVGVCSTHLGKVIGTYRMNHVDEINQVLGHTALLLSVPSLYRQHANRLKLQGL from the coding sequence ATGAAACGATTAATGATGATCGCAATAATGTTATCGACAACATTTCTCAATTATGCAAATGCTACAAATTATACAGAAACCAAATATCCAATTGTACTCGTACATGGTTTTTTAGGGTTTGATGACATTAAAGGTTATGACTATTTCTACAAAATAGCGCAAAAGCTAAGACAAGATGGTGCCACAGTTTTTACCGCACAAATATCTTCAACCAATACAACCGAAATTAGAGGCGAGCAGCTTTTAAAACAAGTCAAAGCATTTTTAGCTAAGAGTGGGGCGAGGAAAGTGAATCTTATCGGACACAGCCATGGCGGTCCAACGTCTCGCTATGTTGCGTCAGTAGCACCAGAACTCGTGGCTTCAGTTACAAGTATTGGTGGTGTTAACAAGGGTTCCAAAGTCGCTGATTTATTCTATACAGTAGCGCCTGATGGCACTTTGATTAATACTGCTGGTGCAACTATTATCGGCTACATATCAAAAATAGCGCAATTCTTATCAAACGGTTCAACACTTCCAGTTGACCCAGTAGGCGCTTTAAAAGCATTAACGACGCATCAATCCCTTGCGTTTAATAAAAAATACCCAGCAGGTGTGCCAACCACAGCATGTGGTCAAGGTGACCCCGTAGTGATAAGTACAGTGAATAATGTACAGCACAAAGTGTACTATTATTCTTGGAGTGGAGACAGATTAGTAACAAGTCCTAAAGATACGCTAATTGACGTACCGCTAAAGGCTGTAAGTTTACTCGCTTTTGGTTCGTCATGGTTGGGTGGTGAAGACAATGATGGCATGGTCGGCGTTTGTAGCACTCACTTAGGTAAAGTGATTGGTACTTATAGAATGAACCATGTTGATGAGATTAATCAGGTGCTTGGCCATACAGCATTACTCCTCTCTGTTCCAAGTCTGTACCGTCAACATGCAAACCGCTTAAAACTACAAGGTTTATAG
- the trmJ gene encoding tRNA (cytosine(32)/uridine(32)-2'-O)-methyltransferase TrmJ gives MLANVKVVLVGTSHPGNIGSAARAMKTMGFTQLVLVAPLCEIDEKSVALAAGAADVLENAIIVDTLEEAVTDCGLVIGTSARSRTLQWPMLDSREAGLKLIEEVPNYPVALVFGRERIGLTNDELQKCTYHVCVSANPEYSSLNLAMAVQILTYETRMAYLATNTYPEQDNPYPKQAELEMFHTHLEETLWDTGFINKAHPGIVMNRLRRLFTRARPEAVELNILRGALVSIQRNLKK, from the coding sequence ATGTTAGCAAACGTAAAAGTTGTATTAGTCGGTACATCTCATCCTGGTAATATTGGTTCAGCTGCTCGTGCAATGAAAACAATGGGCTTCACGCAATTGGTATTAGTTGCACCTTTATGTGAGATTGATGAGAAATCAGTAGCATTAGCTGCAGGTGCCGCAGATGTATTAGAAAATGCAATCATCGTCGATACCTTAGAAGAAGCAGTAACAGACTGTGGTCTTGTCATCGGTACAAGTGCGCGTTCACGTACGTTGCAATGGCCAATGCTTGATTCGCGTGAAGCGGGCTTAAAGCTAATTGAAGAAGTACCTAATTACCCTGTTGCATTAGTGTTTGGTCGTGAGCGTATTGGCTTGACCAATGATGAGCTACAAAAATGTACTTATCATGTATGTGTTTCTGCAAACCCTGAATACAGCTCATTAAATTTAGCCATGGCAGTACAGATTTTAACGTACGAAACACGTATGGCATATCTTGCTACCAACACCTATCCAGAACAAGATAACCCGTATCCAAAGCAAGCTGAACTGGAAATGTTCCACACTCACCTTGAAGAAACATTGTGGGATACAGGTTTTATTAATAAAGCCCACCCAGGGATCGTGATGAATCGTTTACGTCGATTGTTTACACGTGCTCGCCCTGAAGCGGTTGAGTTAAATATTTTACGTGGTGCATTAGTGTCTATTCAGCGTAACTTGAAAAAATAG
- the fdx gene encoding ISC system 2Fe-2S type ferredoxin, whose amino-acid sequence MPKVIFLPHEELCPEGLSVDVEKGETILDVALRNRIIIEHACEKSCACTTCHVIVREGFDSLKESDELEDDMLDKAWGLEPDSRLGCQAIVEDEDLVVEIPKYTINMVSESH is encoded by the coding sequence ATGCCAAAAGTTATATTTTTACCCCATGAAGAGTTATGCCCGGAAGGTCTATCTGTAGACGTTGAGAAAGGTGAAACGATCCTTGATGTTGCTCTTCGCAATAGAATCATCATTGAACATGCTTGTGAGAAATCATGTGCCTGTACGACTTGTCATGTGATTGTACGTGAAGGCTTTGATTCATTAAAAGAAAGTGATGAACTTGAAGATGACATGTTAGATAAAGCATGGGGTTTAGAACCAGACTCTCGCTTAGGTTGCCAAGCGATCGTAGAAGATGAAGATTTGGTTGTAGAGATCCCTAAATACACGATCAACATGGTATCTGAAAGCCATTAA
- the iscX gene encoding Fe-S cluster assembly protein IscX, with protein sequence MALAWSDSTEIAITLAENYPEQDPQQVRFTDLRRMILGLDDFTDDPNHCGERVLEAVMLAWIDEY encoded by the coding sequence ATGGCATTAGCGTGGTCGGATAGTACAGAGATTGCCATTACATTAGCTGAAAATTATCCAGAGCAAGATCCACAGCAAGTCCGGTTTACAGACTTGCGTCGGATGATATTAGGGTTGGACGATTTTACCGATGATCCTAATCATTGTGGTGAAAGAGTACTTGAAGCCGTGATGCTTGCTTGGATTGATGAATATTAA
- a CDS encoding lipase secretion chaperone, with protein MKKATLVITVIAAAASVAYLTSNDKPINKQTVKAIKLATHSAVIVKNNKTTEVVIKHKNTMPLAVRVDSSPTQALSQQDTEIDQTSLRDMFDYFLSGFDETKMDIEQLKANIKRFITNNPERYSTADYDLFERFLLYKQSLLSIDVNQDPNIDDLERLDSELRDKQLALFSTAEQKLLFNNENLHRQVTIKKLYLKSIAVSQEDYRHLLKEELSNFPEEISRVYQDDLVTSELNQIANYDDEQQRYLAYEALEGAEVAVRMTELEHQEAELDNKINAYLAQRRDILSDTNNLNKDTHISDLRDSLFDLSEQKRIKSLEYIDDL; from the coding sequence ATGAAAAAGGCGACACTAGTAATCACAGTTATCGCAGCGGCTGCTAGTGTCGCCTATCTAACATCGAATGATAAACCAATAAATAAACAGACTGTAAAGGCTATTAAGTTAGCCACTCATTCAGCAGTAATAGTAAAAAATAATAAGACCACAGAAGTAGTAATCAAACATAAAAACACGATGCCATTAGCCGTCCGCGTCGATAGTTCACCGACTCAAGCGTTATCTCAACAAGACACAGAAATTGACCAAACATCATTACGAGATATGTTTGACTATTTTCTGTCTGGTTTTGATGAAACAAAAATGGATATTGAACAATTAAAAGCGAACATCAAAAGATTCATCACAAATAATCCAGAGCGATATAGCACAGCGGATTATGATTTATTCGAACGTTTTCTGTTATATAAACAATCTTTACTTTCGATAGATGTAAACCAAGACCCAAATATTGATGACTTAGAACGTCTTGATAGTGAATTACGGGATAAACAATTAGCCCTATTTAGCACAGCAGAGCAAAAGTTACTTTTTAATAACGAGAATTTACATCGGCAAGTCACCATCAAAAAACTCTATTTAAAATCTATTGCGGTATCTCAAGAAGACTATCGTCACCTGCTTAAAGAAGAGTTGTCCAACTTCCCAGAAGAAATTAGCCGAGTTTATCAAGATGATCTCGTGACATCTGAACTAAATCAAATAGCAAACTATGACGATGAACAACAGCGATACCTTGCTTATGAAGCATTGGAAGGGGCTGAAGTTGCGGTAAGAATGACAGAGCTTGAACATCAGGAAGCTGAACTGGATAACAAAATAAATGCCTATTTAGCCCAGCGAAGAGATATCCTAAGCGATACTAATAATCTAAATAAAGACACTCACATTAGCGATCTAAGAGACTCACTTTTTGATCTATCAGAACAAAAGCGGATTAAGTCCCTTGAATACATAGATGATCTATAA
- the iscA gene encoding iron-sulfur cluster assembly protein IscA, whose product MAVTLSDSAAARVASYLDKRGKGAGLRLGVKTSGCSGLAYVLEFVDAIDENDEVFVEKGVTVIVDKKSLVYLDGIELDFVKEGLNEGFEFNNPNLKGECGCGESFNV is encoded by the coding sequence ATGGCAGTTACCTTATCAGACTCTGCAGCAGCGCGTGTTGCTAGCTACCTTGATAAACGTGGTAAAGGTGCCGGTTTACGCCTAGGTGTGAAAACATCTGGTTGCTCTGGCCTGGCTTATGTTCTTGAGTTTGTTGACGCTATTGACGAGAACGACGAAGTTTTTGTTGAAAAAGGCGTTACCGTTATCGTGGATAAAAAAAGCCTCGTTTATCTTGACGGGATCGAGTTAGATTTCGTTAAAGAAGGCCTTAATGAAGGGTTTGAATTTAACAATCCCAACCTGAAAGGCGAATGCGGTTGCGGTGAAAGCTTCAACGTATAA
- a CDS encoding IscS subfamily cysteine desulfurase — translation MKKPIYLDYSATTPVDPRVAEKMMQCLTMDGIFGNPASRSHRFGWQAEEAVDIARNQIADLVNADPREVVITSGATESNNLAIKGAAHFYNKKGKHIITSKIEHKAVLDTCRQLEREGYEVTYLDPTPEGLITVEILEAAIREDTIIVSIMHVNNEIGAINDIAALGELCRSKKVLFHVDAAQSAGKLPIDFSELKVDMLSVSAHKIYGPKGIGALYVQRKPRIRLEAQMHGGGHERGMRSGTLPTHQIVGMGEAFRIAKEEMQKDNDHAEALRKRFWAGIAGIEEVYLNGHAEQRIVSNLNVSFNFVEGESLMMALKDLAVSSGSACTSASLEPSYVLRALGLNDEMAHSSIRFSFGRFTTEEEVDYATSIIEENISKLREMSPLWEMFKDGIDLSTIEWDHH, via the coding sequence ATGAAAAAACCTATTTATTTGGATTATTCTGCCACTACGCCTGTAGATCCACGTGTAGCAGAAAAAATGATGCAATGCTTAACTATGGACGGCATTTTTGGTAACCCTGCGTCTCGTTCACACCGTTTCGGCTGGCAAGCTGAAGAAGCAGTAGACATTGCTCGTAATCAAATTGCAGATTTAGTAAATGCAGACCCACGAGAAGTTGTAATTACTTCGGGCGCAACTGAATCAAACAATCTTGCGATTAAAGGTGCAGCGCATTTTTATAACAAGAAAGGCAAGCATATCATCACAAGTAAAATTGAGCACAAAGCTGTGCTGGATACTTGTCGCCAGCTTGAGCGTGAAGGATACGAAGTAACTTATTTAGACCCAACACCTGAAGGTCTAATTACAGTTGAAATCCTTGAAGCTGCAATCCGTGAAGATACAATCATTGTTAGTATCATGCACGTGAATAACGAAATCGGTGCGATTAATGATATTGCTGCATTGGGTGAACTTTGTCGTTCTAAGAAAGTCTTATTCCATGTAGATGCTGCGCAAAGTGCGGGCAAATTACCAATCGATTTCTCTGAACTAAAAGTAGATATGTTATCGGTATCGGCACATAAAATTTATGGTCCTAAAGGTATTGGTGCATTATACGTTCAACGTAAACCTCGTATCCGCCTAGAAGCACAAATGCACGGTGGCGGCCATGAACGTGGTATGCGTAGTGGTACATTACCAACTCACCAAATCGTGGGTATGGGTGAAGCTTTCCGCATTGCTAAAGAAGAAATGCAAAAAGATAATGACCATGCTGAAGCATTACGTAAACGTTTCTGGGCTGGTATTGCAGGTATCGAAGAAGTATATCTAAATGGTCATGCTGAACAACGTATCGTAAGTAACTTGAACGTAAGCTTCAACTTTGTTGAAGGTGAGTCATTGATGATGGCACTGAAAGATCTTGCGGTTTCTTCAGGCTCTGCTTGTACATCTGCAAGTTTAGAACCGTCTTATGTACTACGTGCATTAGGTCTAAACGATGAAATGGCACACAGCTCAATTCGTTTCTCATTCGGCCGTTTTACGACTGAAGAAGAAGTGGATTATGCAACCAGCATCATTGAAGAAAATATCAGTAAACTACGTGAAATGTCACCTCTATGGGAGATGTTTAAAGATGGTATCGATTTAAGTACTATTGAGTGGGATCACCACTAA
- the suhB gene encoding inositol-1-monophosphatase, with protein sequence MHPMLTIAIRAARDAGSIIVKAYGDPSKTKVEQKGTNDFVTNVDKEAEAAIIATIKKAYPEHTIIAKESGATTGTDTDYQWIIDPLNGTTNFVKGIPHFAVSIALHVKGKAEVAVIFDAIGDEIFSACRGKGAQLNGYRLRAGSAKDLSGTVLATSFPHNMKHQQETYLNIFGALFSECSDIRAAGCPALNLAYLAAGRIDGLWSMGQKPWETAAGNLIATESGAIVTDFAGGHDFFKSGNSVAASPRVLKDMLAKIRPNLTESLAK encoded by the coding sequence ATGCATCCGATGCTAACAATCGCGATCCGTGCTGCGCGTGACGCAGGCAGTATAATCGTAAAAGCTTATGGTGATCCAAGCAAGACTAAAGTAGAGCAAAAAGGCACAAATGATTTTGTGACTAACGTAGACAAAGAAGCTGAAGCAGCTATTATCGCTACAATTAAAAAAGCCTACCCAGAGCATACTATCATCGCAAAAGAAAGCGGTGCTACAACTGGTACAGATACAGACTACCAGTGGATCATTGACCCACTAAACGGTACGACTAACTTTGTTAAAGGCATTCCACATTTCGCTGTATCTATCGCTTTACACGTTAAAGGTAAAGCTGAAGTTGCTGTTATCTTTGATGCTATCGGTGATGAAATCTTCTCAGCTTGTCGTGGTAAAGGCGCACAATTAAACGGTTACCGTTTACGTGCTGGCTCTGCTAAAGATTTATCAGGCACTGTTCTTGCTACTAGCTTCCCGCACAACATGAAGCACCAGCAAGAAACTTACCTAAACATCTTTGGTGCATTATTCTCTGAATGTTCTGATATCCGTGCAGCTGGTTGCCCAGCACTTAACCTTGCTTACCTAGCAGCTGGTCGTATCGACGGTTTATGGAGCATGGGTCAAAAGCCTTGGGAAACTGCAGCAGGTAACTTAATTGCTACTGAATCAGGCGCAATCGTAACTGATTTCGCTGGCGGCCATGATTTCTTCAAATCAGGTAACTCAGTTGCTGCATCACCACGTGTACTTAAAGATATGCTTGCTAAGATCCGTCCTAACCTGACTGAATCTCTAGCTAAATAA
- a CDS encoding PEP-CTERM sorting domain-containing protein, whose translation MKLIPKLILTSSLILSANQVSATTISATLNSWENGWTEGVLYTAPSSYGYSSAGLFNFTNNTTQSDFLAFCLEVHEPIDIGDTADFTIYAATDPEPFGTGAEVAEYIGRLYTNKYASVSDASTAAAFQIALWEIVHEDYNTYGFDLHTGDFQLVQAFPGGANIAAGYLNSLDSWTNNVVVDVYRNAGIQDLLQVYPEPPPIPVNEPASLSLFGFGLLGLASMLRRKITYKSND comes from the coding sequence ATGAAATTGATACCTAAATTAATTTTAACCTCCAGCCTAATTTTATCGGCTAACCAAGTAAGTGCGACTACAATTTCTGCAACCTTAAACTCTTGGGAAAATGGTTGGACTGAGGGGGTTCTATATACTGCTCCAAGTAGTTATGGATACTCATCGGCAGGATTATTTAATTTCACCAATAATACGACACAGTCAGACTTTTTAGCTTTTTGTCTTGAGGTCCATGAGCCAATTGATATCGGTGATACAGCAGACTTTACTATTTACGCTGCCACAGACCCAGAACCTTTTGGAACAGGAGCTGAAGTGGCTGAATACATAGGTCGCCTCTATACAAACAAATATGCCAGTGTTTCTGATGCAAGCACAGCAGCAGCCTTCCAGATTGCACTTTGGGAAATAGTGCATGAAGACTACAATACATATGGCTTCGACTTACACACTGGTGACTTTCAGTTGGTACAAGCATTCCCTGGCGGTGCAAATATTGCAGCAGGCTATCTTAACTCCTTAGATTCGTGGACAAATAACGTTGTTGTTGATGTCTATCGTAACGCTGGAATCCAAGATCTATTACAAGTATATCCAGAGCCGCCCCCTATTCCTGTAAATGAACCAGCCAGTTTATCGTTATTTGGATTTGGATTATTAGGGTTAGCATCAATGCTTCGACGCAAAATCACTTATAAATCTAATGATTAA
- the hscB gene encoding co-chaperone HscB: protein MNHFELFGLPVNFELDNASLAITYRELQRTLHPDNFANNSERERLLAVQKSSQVNDAYSILKSPIQRAEYILAVCHEDIRGEQQTLQDPMFLMQQMEQHERLEEIPHSADPEQEIADFDDELTLSIKAYLQEFNKLISAEHYNDAANVVRKLKFVCKLQTQLSTLEDSLLDY, encoded by the coding sequence ATGAACCATTTTGAGCTATTTGGTTTACCCGTTAATTTTGAACTAGATAATGCCAGTTTAGCAATAACATATCGAGAATTACAACGCACACTACATCCGGATAATTTTGCCAATAACAGTGAGCGCGAGCGTTTATTAGCGGTGCAAAAATCATCACAAGTTAATGATGCTTATTCAATTCTTAAGTCGCCAATTCAACGTGCTGAATATATCCTTGCCGTTTGTCATGAAGATATCCGTGGTGAACAACAAACATTGCAAGACCCAATGTTTCTTATGCAGCAGATGGAACAACACGAGCGTCTTGAAGAAATTCCGCATTCAGCTGATCCTGAGCAAGAAATTGCAGACTTTGATGATGAATTAACATTATCGATTAAAGCGTACCTGCAAGAATTTAATAAATTAATCAGCGCTGAGCATTATAACGACGCGGCAAATGTAGTGCGTAAATTAAAGTTTGTCTGCAAACTGCAAACACAATTAAGTACACTTGAAGATAGTTTACTTGATTATTAA
- a CDS encoding Rrf2 family transcriptional regulator codes for MRLTSKGRYAVTAMIDLALHAELKPVPLAEISERQSISLSYLEQLFSRLRRKKLVASARGPGGGYKLGMLPGLISVGMIIDAVDENVKATKCDSAGGCNDGKRCLTHSLWDDLSERISDFLDNISLADLMVNNEIKQIVHDQDNDRQKLNKIDINII; via the coding sequence ATGCGATTGACATCGAAGGGACGTTACGCAGTTACAGCTATGATTGATCTTGCATTGCACGCAGAACTTAAGCCTGTACCACTGGCTGAAATATCCGAACGACAAAGTATTTCATTGTCGTATTTGGAACAGTTGTTTTCTCGACTACGTCGAAAGAAGCTGGTAGCAAGTGCGAGAGGACCAGGTGGCGGCTATAAGTTAGGCATGTTACCTGGGCTTATTTCTGTTGGCATGATCATTGACGCAGTTGATGAAAATGTAAAAGCAACTAAGTGTGATTCAGCTGGTGGTTGTAATGATGGGAAACGCTGTTTAACGCATTCACTTTGGGATGATTTAAGTGAACGGATTAGTGATTTTCTTGATAACATATCGCTTGCTGATTTGATGGTAAATAATGAGATAAAACAGATCGTTCACGATCAAGATAATGACCGTCAAAAATTAAACAAGATTGATATAAATATCATTTGA
- the iscU gene encoding Fe-S cluster assembly scaffold IscU: MAYSEKVIDHYENPRNVGSFDKNDPSIATGMVGAPACGDVMKLQLKINDDGIIEDAKFKTYGCGSAIASSSLVTEWVKGKSIEQAGEITNMTIAEELELPPVKIHCSILAEDAIKAAIDDYKKKKVS, encoded by the coding sequence ATGGCTTATAGCGAAAAAGTAATCGATCATTATGAAAATCCACGTAACGTAGGTTCATTTGATAAAAATGATCCATCTATCGCAACTGGTATGGTAGGCGCACCGGCGTGTGGCGACGTAATGAAGTTACAACTTAAAATTAATGATGACGGCATTATCGAAGATGCTAAATTCAAAACTTATGGTTGTGGTTCAGCGATCGCATCAAGCTCACTTGTTACCGAATGGGTAAAAGGCAAGAGTATTGAACAAGCGGGCGAAATCACCAATATGACTATTGCTGAAGAGCTAGAATTACCACCAGTGAAAATTCACTGCTCAATTCTTGCTGAAGATGCAATTAAAGCTGCAATTGATGATTACAAAAAGAAAAAAGTGTCTTAG